The genomic interval CAGCAGCAAAAACACCTATAGAAAATTTATTCTTCTGAATATAGCCATTATAGCAAATGATAAACAGGAATAAAGCGTATGCAATAAAAAAAGCTGTAAATTCTATGCACAACATATAAATGAAATACAAAGCAAACAGGCTCAGGAATACAATTAACCGTTCTTTATTGCTAACATTTAATTGTCTGGTCAGGTCTATACAGATATTGGCCAGCAGATAAACATTAAACCAGACCAGGCAAAGAATAATAATACATACCCAGCTTAACCAGCTCAGGTTGATAATATTAGTAATATCAAAATTGATTTTGGAATTATAAATAAGACCAAAAAAGACTTCATTCATCAAAAAGGCTATACCGGAAAATAGGAGCAGCAGCAATAGGTGGAAAAACAAACCCGCTATTTTGCTATTGGTCATCCATTTCGGAAGCCGGTACTGGTCTTTATAAGTAAACATAAAAAGTACAACCCAGGTAATGGAGAGTACATTAAGCAGGAAGTCTCCAAGAGAAGGCAGGAAGAAGCTTTCTGCATAAATAGCAGGGCTGAAAATTTCCAGACTGAACTGATGGTTATACCAGCCATATTCCAGATCAGTAACTCTTACCCCTAAGAAAAAAGCAATGATCAACAGTGTTGCCGGGACCAGATAACCTCTTTTAGCCAGCCGCGCACAAAATGAATTTACAAAAAGGGCAAAGCTGAATAAACCGACTATCCAGAGCCAGATTTGTATGGTGGAATAAACGCTCTCTGTATAATTGGGTTTGAGTTTAACCTCAAACAGCAATTTTCCATCGAGGTTCATGATGCCGTTCACCTGTTCATCCATAAACGAGGCCAGCGCCAGAGAGTTAGAAGACGATAAATCTTTAACAATCCCGTTTTTAAGATACCGGTTCTGAATACTGAACTGATCTTTGATATCGATCAGAAAGATCAAAGTATAACTTCCTTCTGTCTTTTTTATCGCTTCATACCATCCATTGGCCAATTGCAGAAAGGAAGATCCTTCTTTTAACTTATCCGGGTTTGGTGGTATCGCTTTGTAAGAACTCCAGAATTTAAGGACGGAATGGTCATAGGTCAGGATATTAATTCCTCTGGCGCCAAAGGAATTAATATAATTCAAAGCAAATGTTTCATTCAGGTGAAATTGCTTGGCCCTTTCAAGCTGTTGCGCATCTGCTAAGAAATCATATACAGTCTGTTCGTTTAAAGCAAGGTTTTCCTGAAGTTTACCTGCCTCATGTTGCAGGAGGTCTTTTTCTGTTATAGAGTGTTTTAACGATAAGGCTGTAACTATACAGCATATCCCCAGAATCAATAAAAGAAATCTTATTTTACCCCCTATATTCACGCCGGATCTTTTTTTTAAATACCGATTAAACAGGGATAGCAGCTGAACTGGTCTGTGCTTCTCTGCTTACTTTTTTTACCAGCCCTTGTAAAACTTTACCAGGTCCTACTTCTATAAATTCATTTGCTCCGTCTGCCAGCATACGCTCTACTGTTTGTGTCCATCTCACTGCACCTGTCAATTGCGTGATTAAATTAAATTTAATCTTTTCAGGATCTGTTTGTGGTCTTGGATCAACATTCTGGTAAATCGGACATACCGGAGGCAAAATTGTAGTGTTTTCTATGGCTTCCTTCAGTTCGATCCTTGCTGGTTCCATCAGCGGAGAGTGAAATGCACCACCCACATTTAATTTCAAAGCTCTCTTTGCTCCTGCTTCTGTTAATTTTGCACAGGCCAGATCTATACCTTCAATACTGCCGGAAATAACCAGCTGGCCCGGGCAGTTATAATTTGCGGCAACCACCACTTCGTCAGTTTCTGCACAGATTTTTTCCACTACATCATCTGCTAATCCTAAGATTGCAGCCATAGTTGAAGGCTGTAATTCGCAGGCTTTCTGCATTGCATTTGCACGTGCAATCACTAGTTTTAATCCATCTTCAAAAGAGATTGCTGAAGCAGCAACCAAGGCTGAGAACTCTCCTAAGGAGTGTCCGGCAACCATATCAGGTTTAAAATCATCTCCTAAAGATTTGGCAAGGATCACCGAGTGCAGGAATATGGCAGGTTGAGTAACGCTGGTTTGTTTCAACTCTTCTTCAGTACCCGAGAACATAATGTCGCTGATGCGGAAGCCAATAATCTGATTTGCTTTTTCAAATAATTCTCTGGCCATTTCAGTTTCGTACAGTTCTTTACCCATACCTGAAAATTGCGCGCCCTGCCCTGGAAATAAATATGCTTTCATTTATATTATTATTGTTTTCTAATGTAACCGTGCTGTTATTAACCTCAAAAACTCTGCCCTCGTTTTATCTTTGGCAAATTCTCCTGTAAAAGCTGAGGTAGTTGTCACTGAATTTTGTTTTTGTATCCCTCTCATTGCCATACACAAATGCTGACATTCAATTACTACTGCTACTCCTGCCGGATTTAAAGTTTCCTGAATACAATCTCTGATTTCGTTCGTCAGTCTTTCCTGTACCTGCAATCTTCTTGCAAAAGCATCTACCACACGTGGAATCTTGCTTAAACCAACAATATGGCCATTTGGAATATAGGCTACATGTGCTTTTCCAAAGAAAGGCAGCATGTGATGTTCACACATAGAATAAACTTCGATGTCTTTCACTACAACCATCTGGCTGTAATCTTCTTTAAACATTGCTGAACGCAAAATTTCATCTGGCTTAATATCATAACCATGAGTCAGATATTGCAATGATTTAGCCACACGTTCAGGCGTTTTTAATAAACCCTCACGCTGAGGATCTTCTCCCAGCTGAGTCAATATATCCGTATAGTGACTGGAAATAGAAACTGTTTTTGCTGTATTGTAACGATCTATTTTAACATACCCTTCGTTTTCCTCACCGAAGGCATCTAATGCATTATTTTCCATGTATATCCTGTGCTTAACCGAAGTACTCTACAAAGTTGTTTTCAGTTTCGTAAATTTTAACGCAATGCAGTATTGCACCACCTTGTTGAATATGAGGCAGTAATTGATCCCAAACGGCAATCACCAGGTTTTCTGTTGAAGCTAATTTGTCTTTCATGAAATCTACATCCAGATTGAGATTTCTGTGGTCAAGTTTGTCAATGATATGCTCATTGATAATTTCTTTCATCCATTTCAGGTCGACTAAAAAACCCGTTTCAGGGTTTATTTCTCCCTTTACAGTAACAAATAGCTGATAGTTATGACCGTGCCAGTTAGGATTGGCGCATTTGCCAAAAACTTCCAGGTTATGATCATCAGACCAGTCTGGTCTTGCTAATTTATGTGCGGCGTTGAAAGATTCTTTGCGGGTTATATAAATCATTATTTCAGTAATTGACCGCAAATATACGAAGACTATCTAAAAACAAGCAAGGTATGTGCTTGCCCAGCTGTTTTACCGCGGTGTTTTGTAACTTCGTTAAATGAAGATACTGGTAGTTGCAGCGACAAGAGCCGAATTAGCCGGATGTTGTACGGCTTTTGAACTGGCCGAAGGAAATTTTATACAGACCCCTCATTTTGACCTTTTAATTACTGGTGTGGGCATGACAGCTACTGCATTTGCACTAGGACAACATTTATCCGCAGCTACACGCTATAAATTAGTGCTTAATTTAGGGATTGCAGGCTGTTTTGACCGTACAA from Pedobacter sp. WC2423 carries:
- the fabD gene encoding ACP S-malonyltransferase, producing the protein MKAYLFPGQGAQFSGMGKELYETEMARELFEKANQIIGFRISDIMFSGTEEELKQTSVTQPAIFLHSVILAKSLGDDFKPDMVAGHSLGEFSALVAASAISFEDGLKLVIARANAMQKACELQPSTMAAILGLADDVVEKICAETDEVVVAANYNCPGQLVISGSIEGIDLACAKLTEAGAKRALKLNVGGAFHSPLMEPARIELKEAIENTTILPPVCPIYQNVDPRPQTDPEKIKFNLITQLTGAVRWTQTVERMLADGANEFIEVGPGKVLQGLVKKVSREAQTSSAAIPV
- the folE gene encoding GTP cyclohydrolase I FolE, which encodes MENNALDAFGEENEGYVKIDRYNTAKTVSISSHYTDILTQLGEDPQREGLLKTPERVAKSLQYLTHGYDIKPDEILRSAMFKEDYSQMVVVKDIEVYSMCEHHMLPFFGKAHVAYIPNGHIVGLSKIPRVVDAFARRLQVQERLTNEIRDCIQETLNPAGVAVVIECQHLCMAMRGIQKQNSVTTTSAFTGEFAKDKTRAEFLRLITARLH
- a CDS encoding 6-carboxytetrahydropterin synthase translates to MIYITRKESFNAAHKLARPDWSDDHNLEVFGKCANPNWHGHNYQLFVTVKGEINPETGFLVDLKWMKEIINEHIIDKLDHRNLNLDVDFMKDKLASTENLVIAVWDQLLPHIQQGGAILHCVKIYETENNFVEYFG